The sequence CGCTCAGCTCCTCGCACGCACACTCGGACTCACACTCTTATTCTCACGCGCGCTCGCAGTGACGCTGGGACGCGCGCTCGCAATGACGCTGGGACGCGCGATCGCAGTGACGATGGGACGCGCACTCACTCTGACTCTTCCACCATCTCCTTGAGCTTCAGATTCATCCGCTCAAAATTGGTGGCTGCCTCTTGGTACACTTTTTTGCCGTAGGACTTCCCAAACAATCCGCCCCACGATTCGCCTTGGGTGAATTTGATTTTGCCTTCGCCGATGTCCTCCAGTTTGAAGTAATGGCGGGCTTTAAAGAAAAACAAGGCGCCGCCGCCCCAGGCGAAGGCTGAATCGGGCTTCATTTCCAGGACCTTGGCTTTGAAATCATAGTCCTTTTCCTTGCCGTCGATGTGAATGTGCAATCGCTTTCCCTTTTCAGCCTTGCCTTCGATTTTGGTGATGTACGGGTTCCAATTCGGGTAGTCTTCGAATCGGAGAAGGATGGCCCAAACCGCAGCAGCATCGGCTTGGATGATGGTTTCGACCTGCACGCCATTGGGTTTTGCAAAGGATTGGGCCTGAATGAAATTCGCAGAAAGAATCAGCAAACACAAGGCAAACACGGTTTTCGCGGCAAAGGATCGAATCATGCTGCAAGAATACGGGCTTGCAGAGGATCGTGCAAATCGCCGGTGAAAGCCAGGTCAATTCGGCAAAACAGGTGGCAGGCCGCCTTGGAAATTGCCCATGGGTTCGAATAGCTTCCCGACTTCGTCCAAGAAGGTATTGAGTTGGGGTGCGGGCATTGGAATGACATTCGAATAGAGATGTTTGTCGAATCCATTTTCGTCCGTACTCCAAAACGAAATTGTCAGGTAGTCCACGCCCTCGATGGTCCGGATGACCTTGGGTATCAGGCGCACGTCGTCGAATTGTTGTACCTTGCCTGCGGTCTGGAAAAATCCCCAATTCTGCTGGACCAACAGCGCCGAACGGCTGACTTCGATCCATTCTTCGCCTTTGACATTCCACAGCAGCGGAATTCCCGGCCAAAAGGACAACATCACAATGACAACGATGACGGGCAAGACCGCCCCGCTCCCACTCTCATCGGTTCCTGTAAAAAGCGCGACTGCAAAGGGCAACACCATGAGAAAGCCAATCAGCATCCCAAGCGCCCATTTTTTCCAAGCAGCCGGCCGCATGCTCACGATGAGCCTGACGGTGTTGGCAGAAAGATGGACTTCGGCGGTATGTTTCACAGCAACAACTGGTACGCATGGATGATGGCTGGCAAAACTAGGATTTTCAGCCGAAAAGGCAGCATCCGGCATTCAGGGTTGGCGAAAAATGCGGAGGGAAATTCGTCCAAAGGAAAAGAAATGTGCCCCCATTCCCCAAAAGTATTATTTTTGCACGCAATTGCCGGGATGGCGGAATGGTAGACGCGCTGGACTTAAAATCCAGTGATCCGTAAGGGTCGTTCGGGTTCGAGTCCCGTTCCCGGTACAAAAGTCGGCTCTGCCGACTTTTTCAGTGTGAGGGCAGAGTGTGAGTGAGGAGGCGGAGGCTACCACAAGTGCCTTTGGTGATCCATCTTTTGATGAAGAATCCGAATGACCTCTACCTAGCCCTTGTTTTTGCGGTAGAAAACGACGTGCCTTCCAAAGGAACGCGAACGACAACCGGCGAATAACTCTTCTCTGGAACGGCATTGACGACATTCCGGATCGTTGCCGATCTCGACCAAAGTCGCTTCGATCAAACTATAGTAACGCTCGAATTGAAGTTCCCCTACTTCAGCAACGTGTATTGAAGAATATTTTTATTATCCTTGGCCGCGGGTATGGAAAGCTTGTACGACAATTGATCAGGCTTTACTCTGAGCGTTAAGCACATTCTGGCGAATGTCCTCCAAACTTTCTTCGCTATATTCGCCGCGTTCCAAACCAGAAAGTCCAATCGAAAGTTCTCGCTTCAATTGTTGGATTTTCAACTCATTCAAAAGGTCATGATTTTTCATCGTGTCAAGGCCCAGCCGGTTGGCGTGCTCCCCTACTCCTTGACGTAAACGCTGCTACAATAAGTGGTGCCCTGCGAATGCAGCTCGAAAAAAATAAATATTGAATCCCTACTGGAATATCCGATTACTTGGTCCACAGTATATCCGCAGGGTACAGAACAGGATTCAACCACGAGATCGCCATCATCCTCCACCCTTACGCGCATATTTGAAGTATTGGTGCCGGTGGAATCGCCCATTACCGGCCGAATGGTTAGTCTGTCTTGCGTGCCTTGATAGCGTGTGATCCGCGTGTGACCTTGGCTGGGGCAGCTACTGCAACTGGATACCGATCGGTAATAACCCAACATGCCGGCAGTGGTGGCATAGACGTGCACGAATTGTTCGATTTCTGCGCTATTCCCTGCCTGATCTGTGGCACTGTAAATCACTTTGTAATTGCCCACCCGGCTCACATCCAGATTTCCACCTACTTGTACCTGGTCGCTGAGATCGAGGTCCTTCTTGTCAAATGCCACGATACGGGGAGGAACGAACGGCGTCGCTTGGGGCCAATCCAATGAATCTGGTGAGGCGAGACGCATGACAGGGGGCTCGTCGTCTTTTGCGCAGCCTGGCAGTCCCAGCACAATAGGAAGCGATAGTGTTATGAACAACAGGTGTCGTGTGAGAATAGGCAACGTCATCGGTCAAAATTGTGGGTAAAACATAGGAAATGCAAACATTACTCCCCAACCTTTGAAAGTCGAAAATTCGCCTCGGAAACTCCCTTGGTCAGCCGCACGAAATAAATCCCTTCTGCATAGCCAGAAAGATCCAGCAAACTTTCTCCAGCAGGATACGTCGAAATCATGACCAACTTTCCTTGTGCGTCGAAAACATGGCCTTCCATTTTGCGGTCAGTCACGATACGAAACAAGCCGGTGGATGGGTTTGGATAAACCGAGACATTCAAAATCGTCGGATCTAGTATCCCTAAGACGGTGTTTACGGGGACGTATTGACAAACCCTTTCGGTGCAGCCATTCGCAGCAGTTGCAGTCAAGCAGACATTATAGACAAAAGGTAGGAAATACGTATGCGTGGGATTTTGGGCGGTGCTTGTGCTCCAATCGCCAAAGTCCCAAGCCCAGGCTGTTGCAGCGGCACTCAAGTCGGTAAAGGATGTCACGAGGGAATTGGTGGAGGCGGAGAATGCAGTGGCAGGGCCCGGGGAAATGTTGGCAGTAATGGTTTGGGGTATCGAGTGGCAGGAGGCATCGTCTGCCGTCACGGAGACGGTGCCACCCTGAGTTCCAGCCGTAGCGGTCATACTGGTGGTCGTACTGGAGCCGGACCATCCTCCGGGAAGGGACCAAGTGTAGCTGGTAGCGCCGGGGACTGGCGTGATGCTATAGGTGTTCTCACTTCCTGCGCATACGCTTAGGTTACCGGAAATTGCTCCGGGCTGGGCCGGAGCAGCCATGATGCTAATGGGTAGTGACTGGGCTGAAGAGGAGCCACAGGCATTGCTTGCTATCACGGTGAGATTGCCGCCACTCGCACCCGCACTCGCAGTCAAACTGTTGCTGGAGCTGCTTCCAGACCACCCGCCAGGCAATGTCCAAGCGTAACTTGTCGCTCCGGGAACTGAAGCGATGCTGTAAGTATTGGTACTCCCTGGACAGACCGCAATATTTCCGGTGATGGACCCGGGTTGTGCCGGTATTGGAATGATCGCAACATTCAATGTACGATCTGTCGAAACGCCACAATTATTTTCACCATTGACAGTGATTATGCCGCCAGTGGCGGTTGCCGTTGTGGAGATGGTATTGGTGGTGCTGCTACCCGACCATCCGCTTGGCAAAGTCCAATTATAACTTGTCGCGCTAGGGGCTGCTGGGAAGGTGTAAGTATTCGAGCTTCCTGCGCAAATGGCGCTATTACCAGATATGAAGCCGGTCAGAAAGGGAACGAAATTGACGGTGAGATTGATCGTAATGACGCTATCACAAACTTGGCTATTGGGGATGATGGCCGTGTAAGTGCCACTCATGGTATAGACCTGCCCATCGGGGGCAGTATAGGTATTACAGAACGTAGGATTGATGGTGGCGGTGGTGGTGACGCACTGATCGATCTTGGATACAAAAATATCGGAACCTCCAGTAGAAGTCAAATTCGCAACACCTGCTCCCGGGTCAAAATCGACGGTATTAGTGAAGATTCCCCCCGTGAAAATGGAAGTGTAGGTGGGAACGGCGACTGCATAGCAAATATCTGATCCCGTACCTCCCCAGCGGTAGGAATCTTTGTACAACCCCATCGAATCCAATATTTGTACAAATGCATCCTGGCTGCCCGCCGATGTCCACAATTGTGTAGTGGCTCCCGGGTCAAAATCAACCGTTGAACTGAATTGCCCTGTCGTGAAAACATTTCCCAGAGGATCCGTATCAATGGCAATGCCTCTGTCAGTACCTGCGCCTCCCATCACAGCGTGCCATTCATAAGATCCTATATCATTCAATTTGAGTACGAAAATGTCCTCCCCCCCAATAGTACTTTCGTAGGCAGTGCCAACACCGGGATCGAAATCGATCAAATTGGTCGCGAAATACCCTGTTACCAGCGCACTACCATTGGGATCAAATGTCACGGCAAGGCCTCCATCATTTCCTCCAGCCGCACCTATGCCTCTGCCCCAAAGATGATTTCCCGAAGCATCAAATTTGATGATGAAGGCATCCGTGCCTCCGCCTGACCCCGTAATCATATTTGTCCCAGGCCCTGGATCGGTGTCAAAGGTTGTATCATAGCTTCCAGTAATACAGAACGTCCCATTGGCGTCTGCCTTTATGCCGAAGATGTCTTTTACACCAGTCGTGCCGAGTCCCTTTACCCAGAGAAAAGTGCCAGCTGAGCTCAGCTTTACGATGAATACATTGTTTGCGCCATAGAGGATACTGGTTCCTGATCCGGGGTCGTAGTCCGTGCTATTCGCCTGCCTGCCGGTAGTATAGACGCTTCCTGCACCATCTACAGTCATTGCACGCGAGAAATCGTCATCCTGAGAACCGTCGATCATTTTGGCCCACAGAAAATTACCGTTGGGATCCAATTTCAAGACATAGCTGATAACCCAGCCTGTCGTGGCCTGCGTATAGGTACCTGGGCCAGGATCAAAGTCAGCGACTCCAACGAAGGTTCCGCCTACAAAAATATTCCCATTGGGATCTGTGGCTACGCTGTGGGGTTTGATCCTACCGGAGCTAAAAAGTCCCTTCGCCCACACAAAGTTGCCTGCCGCATCCAGTTTCAAAATGTAAGTCTGATAATTGTTACTGGTCGGCGTGAGGTTGAACACGCCCGGTCCTGGATCAAAATCGACTGTATTGCGAAATGTTCCAACGCTGATGGTATTCCCCACTTCATCTGAGACCAATCCCGCAAAGGTCTCAGAGTTTTGGGCATTGCCTACTCTGTCTGCCCACTGATAGATTTGGGCTGGAACCTTAACAAGCAAAGCCATTAAGAGTAATAGAATACAACAGCGGAGTTTCATTTCTGTCAATGGCTATGTGGATGATTGAACGCGAATCTACTTAAAATCATTGACAGTCAACTTGTCTGGCCAAAAAACATTTCACTATTCGCTAAAAAATGAAGAGAGAGACTTCGAATGTCGATGGAAAACGCTACAATGTACGTTTCAGGTCACTTAAAAGGTCACCGTAGCGCTCAAATCAAACCATAATGGGTTCGAACTTTGCCACGCGGCGTGTACTTTCACAATGTGAGGGCGGAGTGTGAGGGCGGAGGAGATAAAGCGCAGCGAGTTCGACGACGACCAACTAAATCCCTATAAATCAGATAGCTTGCGGGCTTTTTAGAGATATCGTTTCTCGGTAGACCACAAAAAGGCACCTACTTCTCTCGTATAGGTCAAACCTTTGTTTGGAGGCTCCTCCAAGAATACGCGAAACGAATCCACTTGCGTTGGCGACCCATTCAAATCGAGGGGAGGATTTCATAGCGATGCAATCGCAGTACCAATTGATCTTCGAATACGCAGCCCAACCTCCCTAGCCTACTCGACCTTGCGGCTAACGAAAAAATCACGCCATCGGCAGCTACTTACGTGCGGCAAGAAAACGAAGGCCGATTAATGTATTTGGCAATATCGACGAGATTCAGCAATTTTATATCGTTAACGCCCTAGCCAACTTTCAAAGCTGGGAGTGGCTCATTATCCGCTTTTCCCTCATTCAATACAATTCATTCATCTGCAAAACCCCTTTAACCATGAAATTAGCACCCTTTTTCATCCTGTTACTGTTTGCGTCTGTAATCTATGCCCAGCCTGCGGGAAGCTTGGATCCGTCATTTGGTGTCGCTGGCAAGGTGACCGTCTCCTTCACAAGTGGCCAAGACAAGGCTTATGGCGTGGCGATACAGGCCGACGGGAAGATTTTGGTTGCCGGGTATGCTTCCAGCAACATTACGGGAAAGGACTTCGCCTGCCTACGCCTGAAAGAAAATGGAACCCGAGACAGCACCTTTGGAATCGCGGGATTGGTCACGATCGACGTTCAATTGGGGAGTGAGGACATTGCCTACGGGATTGCTTTGCAGGCTGATGGTAAAATCGTTTTGGCGGGCTACAGTGACGATGGCAGCGATAAAGATGCTGCAATAGTGAGGCTCCTTGACGATGGATCCATTGATGTGACTTTTGG comes from Bacteroidota bacterium and encodes:
- a CDS encoding SRPBCC domain-containing protein: MIRSFAAKTVFALCLLILSANFIQAQSFAKPNGVQVETIIQADAAAVWAILLRFEDYPNWNPYITKIEGKAEKGKRLHIHIDGKEKDYDFKAKVLEMKPDSAFAWGGGALFFFKARHYFKLEDIGEGKIKFTQGESWGGLFGKSYGKKVYQEAATNFERMNLKLKEMVEESE
- a CDS encoding DUF5011 domain-containing protein, coding for MLGLPGCAKDDEPPVMRLASPDSLDWPQATPFVPPRIVAFDKKDLDLSDQVQVGGNLDVSRVGNYKVIYSATDQAGNSAEIEQFVHVYATTAGMLGYYRSVSSCSSCPSQGHTRITRYQGTQDRLTIRPVMGDSTGTNTSNMRVRVEDDGDLVVESCSVPCGYTVDQVIGYSSRDSIFIFFELHSQGTTYCSSVYVKE
- a CDS encoding SBBP repeat-containing protein yields the protein MALLVKVPAQIYQWADRVGNAQNSETFAGLVSDEVGNTISVGTFRNTVDFDPGPGVFNLTPTSNNYQTYILKLDAAGNFVWAKGLFSSGRIKPHSVATDPNGNIFVGGTFVGVADFDPGPGTYTQATTGWVISYVLKLDPNGNFLWAKMIDGSQDDDFSRAMTVDGAGSVYTTGRQANSTDYDPGSGTSILYGANNVFIVKLSSAGTFLWVKGLGTTGVKDIFGIKADANGTFCITGSYDTTFDTDPGPGTNMITGSGGGTDAFIIKFDASGNHLWGRGIGAAGGNDGGLAVTFDPNGSALVTGYFATNLIDFDPGVGTAYESTIGGEDIFVLKLNDIGSYEWHAVMGGAGTDRGIAIDTDPLGNVFTTGQFSSTVDFDPGATTQLWTSAGSQDAFVQILDSMGLYKDSYRWGGTGSDICYAVAVPTYTSIFTGGIFTNTVDFDPGAGVANLTSTGGSDIFVSKIDQCVTTTATINPTFCNTYTAPDGQVYTMSGTYTAIIPNSQVCDSVITINLTVNFVPFLTGFISGNSAICAGSSNTYTFPAAPSATSYNWTLPSGWSGSSTTNTISTTATATGGIITVNGENNCGVSTDRTLNVAIIPIPAQPGSITGNIAVCPGSTNTYSIASVPGATSYAWTLPGGWSGSSSSNSLTASAGASGGNLTVIASNACGSSSAQSLPISIMAAPAQPGAISGNLSVCAGSENTYSITPVPGATSYTWSLPGGWSGSSTTTSMTATAGTQGGTVSVTADDASCHSIPQTITANISPGPATAFSASTNSLVTSFTDLSAAATAWAWDFGDWSTSTAQNPTHTYFLPFVYNVCLTATAANGCTERVCQYVPVNTVLGILDPTILNVSVYPNPSTGLFRIVTDRKMEGHVFDAQGKLVMISTYPAGESLLDLSGYAEGIYFVRLTKGVSEANFRLSKVGE